Proteins from a genomic interval of Streptomyces sp. NBC_01445:
- a CDS encoding aldehyde dehydrogenase family protein, which produces MTRQVDDSQRLFIGGEWTEPDGGHYEVVDPASEEVVGLAPEASRAQVHDAASAAREAFGPWSRTKPEERAAILDRAADVMQRDFAANAELAQAESGATSGTARGMQVAVGVARFRRYAKGALEPVEQALPPQISEAGPMGKAGLLGALAVRQPVGVVTCITSYNNPWANPAGKVAPALAMGNTVVVKPAPQDPLSVYRMAAALEEAGVPPGVVNVVSGTAVDVGEAAVDSPDVDMVSFTGSTAVGRRIGEVCGRGMKRQLMELGGKGAALVFDDLDEAGLASAVAGIGTTYAFYSGQICTAPTRVIAQRGVYDALVSKLTEYIGFMKVGDPRARGTVVGPVISAAHRDRVESYVELGRKEGARVVAGGERPALDKGFYVAPALLADCTNDMRVVREEIFGPVVVVVPFDEEEEGVALANDSEYGLIDYVWSGDVARAFRVARRLRAGGVGVNTVGRNMEAPFGGFKQSGVGRDVGSYALHAYSELQSIVWQG; this is translated from the coding sequence GTGACGCGTCAAGTGGACGATTCCCAGCGGCTGTTCATCGGCGGCGAGTGGACCGAGCCGGACGGCGGGCACTACGAGGTCGTCGACCCGGCGTCGGAGGAGGTCGTGGGGCTCGCCCCCGAGGCGTCCCGCGCGCAGGTCCACGACGCGGCGTCGGCGGCCCGCGAGGCCTTCGGCCCGTGGTCGCGTACGAAGCCGGAGGAGCGCGCCGCGATCCTGGACCGGGCCGCCGACGTGATGCAGCGCGACTTCGCGGCGAACGCGGAGCTCGCGCAGGCGGAGAGCGGCGCGACGAGCGGGACCGCGCGCGGCATGCAGGTCGCGGTGGGCGTGGCGCGGTTCCGCCGCTATGCGAAGGGCGCGCTCGAACCGGTCGAGCAGGCGCTGCCTCCGCAGATCAGCGAGGCCGGACCCATGGGGAAGGCGGGCCTCCTCGGGGCGCTCGCCGTACGGCAGCCCGTCGGTGTCGTCACCTGCATCACCTCGTACAACAACCCGTGGGCGAATCCGGCGGGCAAGGTCGCCCCGGCACTCGCCATGGGAAACACGGTCGTCGTGAAGCCGGCCCCGCAGGACCCGCTGTCGGTGTACCGGATGGCGGCCGCTCTGGAGGAGGCGGGGGTGCCGCCCGGTGTGGTGAACGTGGTCAGCGGGACGGCTGTGGACGTGGGTGAGGCGGCCGTCGACTCGCCGGACGTCGACATGGTCAGCTTCACCGGCTCCACCGCGGTCGGCCGGCGCATCGGCGAGGTGTGCGGGCGCGGCATGAAGCGGCAGTTGATGGAGCTGGGCGGGAAGGGCGCGGCGCTCGTCTTCGACGACCTGGACGAGGCGGGCCTCGCCTCGGCGGTCGCGGGGATCGGCACGACGTACGCCTTCTACAGCGGGCAGATCTGCACGGCGCCGACGCGGGTGATCGCGCAGCGCGGGGTGTACGACGCGCTCGTCTCGAAGCTCACCGAGTACATCGGCTTCATGAAGGTCGGGGATCCGAGGGCGCGGGGGACGGTCGTCGGGCCGGTGATCTCTGCGGCGCACCGCGACCGCGTCGAGTCGTACGTCGAGCTGGGCCGCAAGGAGGGTGCGCGGGTCGTCGCGGGCGGCGAGCGGCCCGCCCTCGACAAGGGCTTCTACGTCGCTCCGGCGCTCCTCGCGGACTGCACGAACGACATGCGGGTCGTGCGGGAGGAGATCTTCGGCCCGGTCGTGGTGGTGGTGCCCTTCGACGAGGAGGAGGAGGGGGTGGCCCTCGCCAACGACAGCGAGTACGGGCTCATCGACTACGTGTGGTCGGGGGACGTGGCGCGGGCGTTCCGAGTGGCGCGGCGGCTGCGGGCCGGCGGGGTCGGCGTGAACACGGTCGGCCGGAACATGGAGGCGCCTTTCGGTGGCTTCAAGCAGAGCGGGGTGGGCCGGGACGTGGGCTCGTACGCGCTGCACGCCTACAGCGAGCTCCAGTCGATCGTCTGGCAGGGGTAA
- a CDS encoding LLM class F420-dependent oxidoreductase, translated as MTSGTSHLAYGIQLPVQSQSTMYAEGWEAGAGAADLAEIARTADRTGFDYIACCDHVAIPRRLADAMSTVWYDPVATLAYLAGITENVRLMSHVAIVGLRHPLATAKQYATLDHLSGGRLILGVGAGHVQEEFEALGVDFTRRGAVLDEALDALKAALGPEEYPSFKGERYAFEGLGQRPRPAQSRVPVWVGGSSAPAVRRAAVKGDGWLPQGDTREQLPGQIAKLKRLREEAGIEPPVTVGAIAEPLYVGEPAWHVGRRTLSGAPQALAESLRAYGAMGVNQIQVRFRSRSLGELTDQMAAFGADVAPHLND; from the coding sequence ATGACGTCCGGGACGTCGCACCTCGCCTACGGCATCCAGCTCCCCGTCCAGTCCCAGTCCACGATGTACGCCGAGGGCTGGGAGGCCGGGGCCGGCGCCGCCGACCTCGCCGAGATCGCCCGCACCGCCGACCGCACAGGCTTCGACTACATCGCCTGCTGCGACCACGTCGCCATCCCGCGCCGCCTCGCCGACGCGATGAGCACCGTCTGGTACGACCCGGTGGCCACGCTCGCCTACCTCGCGGGCATCACCGAGAACGTGCGCCTCATGAGCCACGTCGCGATCGTCGGCCTGCGCCATCCGCTGGCCACCGCCAAGCAGTACGCCACCCTCGACCATCTCTCCGGGGGCCGCCTGATCCTCGGGGTCGGGGCAGGGCACGTACAGGAGGAGTTCGAGGCGCTCGGGGTCGACTTCACGCGGCGCGGGGCCGTGCTCGACGAGGCCCTGGACGCGCTGAAGGCGGCGCTCGGGCCCGAGGAGTATCCGTCGTTCAAGGGGGAGCGGTACGCGTTCGAGGGGCTCGGGCAGCGGCCGCGTCCCGCGCAGAGCCGCGTCCCCGTGTGGGTGGGCGGCTCCTCGGCTCCCGCTGTGCGCCGCGCCGCCGTGAAGGGGGACGGGTGGCTGCCGCAGGGGGACACGCGCGAGCAACTGCCTGGACAGATCGCGAAGTTGAAGCGGCTGCGGGAGGAGGCGGGCATCGAGCCTCCCGTCACCGTGGGAGCGATCGCCGAGCCCCTGTACGTGGGCGAGCCCGCGTGGCATGTCGGCCGACGCACCCTGTCCGGCGCCCCGCAGGCCCTCGCCGAGTCGCTGCGCGCGTACGGCGCGATGGGCGTGAACCAGATCCAGGTCCGGTTCCGCTCCCGGAGCCTGGGTGAACTCACCGACCAGATGGCGGCGTTCGGCGCCGACGTCGCTCCGCACCTGAACGACTGA
- a CDS encoding LLM class F420-dependent oxidoreductase — translation MRISTTIFLTDETITPVRLARELEQRGFAGLYLPEHTHIPVERATQWPAGGELPAEYGRTLDPFVALGQAAAVTERLGLGTGITLIAQHDPIDLAKQIATLDHLSGGRFTLGLGFGWNVEEAADHGVEWRTRRELGRERMALMRALWAQEPTAYDGEFGVSVRASHAYPKPVGGAPRTLIGGAAGPKLFAHIIEYADGWLPIGGRGLTESMPVLRAGWEEAGRDPADLHVVPYAVLPSPGKLAHYAELGIDEVVLQLPPADETSVLKILDEYEQYL, via the coding sequence ATGCGGATCTCGACCACGATTTTCCTGACCGACGAGACCATCACGCCTGTGCGGCTCGCACGTGAGCTGGAGCAACGCGGGTTCGCCGGGCTGTATCTGCCCGAGCACACCCATATCCCGGTGGAGCGGGCGACGCAGTGGCCGGCCGGGGGCGAACTGCCCGCCGAGTACGGCCGCACCCTCGACCCGTTCGTCGCGCTCGGGCAGGCCGCCGCCGTCACCGAGCGGCTCGGGCTCGGCACCGGCATCACGCTGATCGCCCAGCACGACCCCATCGACCTGGCGAAGCAGATCGCCACCCTCGACCATCTCTCCGGCGGCCGTTTCACGCTGGGCCTCGGCTTCGGCTGGAACGTCGAGGAGGCGGCCGACCACGGCGTCGAATGGCGCACGCGGCGCGAGCTCGGCCGGGAGCGCATGGCCCTCATGCGGGCCCTGTGGGCGCAGGAACCGACCGCGTACGACGGTGAGTTCGGGGTGTCGGTGCGGGCCAGCCACGCCTACCCGAAGCCGGTGGGCGGCGCGCCCCGCACGCTGATCGGGGGAGCGGCGGGCCCGAAGCTGTTCGCTCACATCATCGAGTACGCGGACGGCTGGCTGCCGATCGGCGGGCGCGGCCTGACCGAGTCGATGCCCGTGCTGCGGGCCGGCTGGGAGGAGGCGGGCCGCGATCCGGCGGACCTGCACGTCGTCCCGTACGCGGTGCTGCCGAGCCCGGGCAAGCTCGCGCACTACGCGGAGCTCGGCATCGACGAGGTCGTCCTCCAACTGCCCCCGGCGGACGAGACTTCGGTCCTCAAGATCCTCGACGAGTACGAGCAGTACTTGTAG
- a CDS encoding CehA/McbA family metallohydrolase, producing the protein MCEDDHTTTGMGRRALFVTGAATALTLSSVNFASAADGRTPADGTKTTRTVKGTLPPGAPDFVYVPVEVPRGVREIHVAYTYTKATVPAGTQNNALDIGVFDERGTALGGEGFRGWSGGARTEFFVRADDATPGYIPGPVRAGTWHIALGPYTVAPEGLPYELTVTLTYGEQGETPRPVYPPTRAKGRGRAWYRGDCHLHTWYSDGRRTPAEIAALAREAGLDFINSSDHNTHSSHAHWADQAGDDLLIMVGEEITTRNGHVVALGTEPGTFVDWRYRARDNRFGKYAREVRRAGGLVVPAHPHATCIGCNWKFGFGEADAVEVWNGAYTADDEISLADWDNTLVASVRGSRQWIPAMGNSDAHRDPDRIGGPQTVVLADDLTREAIQAGIKAGRSYVAESKSVELTFTASGSRGEHAGIGERLHVDPDAPVTVRLEVKGAPGCTLHLVTDQGTLFTAPALPESGSGTAEWRTTASYAAYVRAEVRHPATVPGLPGALTAFTNPVFLGK; encoded by the coding sequence ATGTGCGAGGACGACCACACCACGACCGGCATGGGAAGACGAGCGCTGTTCGTGACGGGAGCGGCCACCGCTCTTACGTTGAGCAGTGTGAACTTCGCGAGCGCGGCCGACGGCCGCACACCGGCGGACGGTACAAAAACTACGAGGACGGTGAAGGGGACGCTGCCGCCCGGCGCGCCCGACTTCGTGTACGTACCGGTCGAGGTGCCGCGCGGGGTCCGCGAGATCCACGTCGCGTACACCTACACGAAGGCGACCGTCCCGGCCGGCACGCAGAACAACGCCCTGGACATCGGGGTGTTCGACGAGCGGGGCACCGCGCTCGGCGGGGAGGGCTTCCGCGGCTGGTCGGGCGGCGCGCGCACCGAGTTCTTCGTACGGGCCGACGACGCGACGCCGGGCTACATCCCGGGGCCGGTCCGCGCGGGCACCTGGCACATCGCGCTCGGCCCGTACACGGTGGCGCCCGAGGGCCTCCCGTACGAGCTGACCGTCACGCTCACGTACGGCGAGCAGGGCGAGACCCCGCGACCGGTGTACCCGCCCACGCGCGCCAAGGGCCGGGGCCGCGCCTGGTACCGCGGGGACTGTCATCTGCACACGTGGTACTCGGACGGCAGGCGCACCCCCGCCGAGATCGCGGCGCTCGCGCGCGAGGCGGGCCTGGACTTCATCAACTCGTCCGACCACAACACGCACTCGTCGCACGCCCACTGGGCCGACCAGGCGGGCGACGACCTGCTCATCATGGTCGGCGAGGAGATCACGACCCGTAACGGGCACGTGGTGGCGCTCGGCACCGAGCCGGGCACCTTCGTCGACTGGCGCTACCGTGCCCGCGACAACCGCTTCGGCAAGTACGCGCGCGAGGTCCGCCGGGCCGGCGGCCTGGTCGTGCCGGCGCATCCGCACGCCACCTGCATCGGCTGCAACTGGAAGTTCGGCTTCGGCGAGGCGGACGCCGTCGAGGTGTGGAACGGCGCGTACACCGCGGACGACGAGATCTCCCTCGCCGACTGGGACAACACGCTGGTGGCGTCCGTTCGGGGTTCGCGTCAGTGGATCCCGGCGATGGGAAACAGCGATGCCCACCGCGACCCGGACCGCATCGGCGGCCCGCAGACGGTGGTTCTCGCCGACGACCTGACCCGCGAGGCCATCCAGGCGGGCATCAAGGCGGGCCGCAGTTACGTCGCCGAGTCGAAGTCCGTGGAGCTGACGTTCACGGCGTCCGGCTCGCGCGGCGAGCACGCCGGCATCGGCGAGCGCCTCCACGTGGACCCCGACGCGCCGGTCACCGTCCGCCTGGAGGTCAAGGGCGCCCCGGGCTGCACGCTCCACCTGGTCACGGACCAGGGCACCCTGTTCACCGCACCGGCGCTCCCCGAGTCCGGGTCGGGCACGGCCGAGTGGCGCACGACGGCGTCGTACGCGGCCTACGTACGGGCCGAGGTCCGGCACCCGGCGACGGTCCCGGGCCTGCCGGGGGCGCTCACCGCGTTCACGAACCCGGTGTTCCTCGGCAAGTAG
- a CDS encoding APC family permease — translation MTELDARPTRAAHDTAGGAPDGGVRSKGLGGNSVGLVGSAVIGISTVAPVYCLTSTLGSTAGEVGLQMPAVFLAGFLPMLLVAFAYRELNKAMPDCGTSFTWTVKAFGPRVGWMCGWGLVIATIIVLSNLAGVATSYFWLLAGEITGNASIGSLDDNKAVHIVTCLALIAAATAISYRGMTATKGVQFTLVGLQLVVLAVFVVMAVVKAGSADFPTSVPFSWTWLDPFSVKSFGAFTAGLSLSIFMYWGWDTCLTANEETIGSEKTPGRAALIAMVVLVGSYLATGVAAQMVVGSGGKGLGLANPATSDNVFAALAGPVMGPTLGILLFVAVLASAAASLQTTFIPVARTVLAMATYEALPASYARVHPRFKTPGRATVTAGVATGVFYTVMTLVSEHVLVDTIYALGLMICFYYALTAFACAWYFRSELLRSPRDFFFKAFFPVLGGVLLSAVFVKTLVDMWNPAYGSGSSVLGVGSVFVIGVGLLLVGFVIMLVMGRRSPAFFRGEVLTRETPVLVVED, via the coding sequence ATGACTGAGCTGGACGCGCGGCCGACACGGGCTGCCCACGACACGGCAGGCGGCGCCCCCGACGGGGGCGTCCGCAGCAAGGGCCTCGGCGGGAACTCCGTCGGGCTGGTCGGCAGCGCGGTCATCGGCATCTCGACCGTGGCGCCCGTCTACTGCCTGACCTCCACGCTCGGCTCCACGGCCGGTGAGGTCGGCCTCCAGATGCCCGCCGTCTTCCTGGCCGGGTTCCTGCCGATGCTGCTCGTCGCCTTCGCGTACCGCGAGCTGAACAAGGCCATGCCCGACTGCGGCACGTCCTTCACCTGGACCGTGAAGGCCTTCGGCCCGCGCGTGGGGTGGATGTGCGGCTGGGGCCTGGTCATCGCGACGATCATCGTCCTGTCCAACCTGGCGGGCGTCGCCACGTCGTACTTCTGGCTCCTCGCGGGCGAGATCACCGGCAATGCGTCCATCGGCTCCCTGGACGACAACAAGGCCGTCCACATCGTCACCTGCCTCGCCCTCATCGCCGCCGCGACGGCGATCAGCTACCGCGGCATGACCGCGACGAAGGGCGTCCAGTTCACGCTGGTCGGCCTGCAGCTCGTCGTGCTCGCCGTGTTCGTCGTGATGGCCGTCGTGAAGGCGGGATCGGCGGACTTCCCCACGTCCGTGCCGTTCTCCTGGACGTGGCTCGACCCGTTCTCGGTGAAGTCGTTCGGCGCGTTCACCGCGGGCCTGTCCCTGTCGATCTTCATGTACTGGGGCTGGGACACCTGCCTCACCGCGAACGAGGAGACCATCGGCAGCGAGAAGACGCCCGGCCGCGCCGCCCTCATCGCGATGGTCGTCCTCGTCGGCTCCTACCTCGCCACCGGCGTCGCCGCCCAGATGGTCGTCGGCTCCGGCGGCAAGGGCCTCGGCCTCGCCAACCCCGCGACGTCCGACAACGTCTTCGCCGCCCTCGCGGGCCCCGTCATGGGCCCCACTCTCGGCATCCTGCTCTTCGTCGCCGTCCTCGCCTCGGCCGCGGCCAGCCTGCAGACCACGTTCATCCCGGTCGCCCGCACTGTCCTCGCCATGGCGACGTACGAGGCGCTGCCCGCCTCCTACGCCCGCGTCCACCCGCGCTTCAAGACCCCGGGCCGCGCCACGGTCACCGCGGGCGTCGCCACCGGCGTGTTCTACACCGTCATGACGCTGGTCTCCGAGCACGTACTCGTCGACACGATCTACGCGCTCGGCCTCATGATCTGCTTCTACTACGCGCTCACGGCGTTCGCCTGCGCCTGGTACTTCCGCTCCGAGCTGCTGCGCTCGCCGAGGGACTTCTTCTTCAAGGCGTTCTTCCCGGTCCTCGGCGGCGTCCTGCTGTCCGCCGTGTTCGTGAAGACCCTCGTCGACATGTGGAACCCGGCCTACGGCAGTGGCTCCTCCGTCCTCGGCGTCGGCTCCGTCTTCGTGATCGGCGTGGGCCTGCTGCTCGTCGGCTTCGTGATCATGCTGGTGATGGGACGGCGCAGCCCGGCGTTCTTCCGCGGCGAGGTATTGACGCGGGAGACGCCGGTGCTGGTCGTCGAGGACTAG
- a CDS encoding SDR family NAD(P)-dependent oxidoreductase, translated as MGKLDGRVVVITGAARGQGEQEARLFAAEGAKVVLGDVLDDQGEALAKEIGGLYVHLDVSREDDWAAAVVAAKKAYGKIDGLVNNAGILRFNELVSTPLDEFQQIIQVNQVGAFLGIKTVAPEIEAAGGGSIVNTASYTGVTGMAYVGAYTATKHAIVGLTKVAALELAAKKIRVNAVCPGAIDTAMSNPSQLDPGADTEEASQALDELYRKLVPLGRVGQPEEVARLALFLTAQEDSAYITGQPFVIDGGWLAGVSVL; from the coding sequence ATGGGCAAGCTGGACGGGCGCGTCGTCGTCATCACGGGCGCGGCGCGCGGGCAGGGCGAGCAGGAGGCGCGGCTGTTCGCCGCGGAGGGCGCCAAGGTGGTGCTCGGGGATGTCCTCGACGACCAGGGCGAGGCGCTCGCCAAGGAGATCGGCGGGCTCTACGTCCATCTGGACGTGAGCCGCGAGGACGACTGGGCGGCCGCCGTCGTCGCCGCGAAGAAGGCGTACGGGAAGATCGACGGGCTCGTGAACAACGCGGGGATCCTGCGGTTCAACGAGCTGGTGAGCACGCCCCTGGACGAGTTCCAGCAGATCATCCAGGTCAACCAGGTGGGTGCCTTCCTCGGGATCAAGACCGTCGCGCCCGAGATCGAGGCCGCCGGCGGCGGTTCGATAGTGAACACGGCCTCCTACACAGGGGTGACGGGCATGGCGTACGTCGGCGCGTACACCGCGACCAAGCACGCCATCGTGGGGCTGACGAAGGTGGCGGCCCTCGAGCTGGCCGCGAAGAAGATCCGCGTGAATGCCGTCTGTCCCGGCGCCATCGACACCGCCATGAGCAATCCCTCGCAGCTGGACCCGGGCGCGGACACCGAGGAGGCCTCGCAGGCCCTCGACGAGCTGTACCGCAAGCTCGTGCCGCTGGGGCGGGTCGGGCAGCCCGAGGAGGTGGCGCGGCTCGCGCTGTTCCTCACCGCACAGGAGGACTCCGCGTACATCACGGGCCAGCCGTTCGTCATCGACGGCGGGTGGCTGGCGGGCGTCAGCGTGCTGTGA
- a CDS encoding N-acyl-D-amino-acid deacylase family protein, with the protein MLDHLIKGATVVDGTGAPAYVADVGIRDGRIAVIAEPGAVTEPAGSSEDARGRILAPGFVDPHTHYDAQLFWDPYATPSLNHGVTTVAGGNCGFTLAPLHPERPEDADYTRRMMSKVEGMSLVALEEGAPWSWNSFGEYLDALDGRIAVNAGFMVGHCALRRYVMGADAVGGQPTPEQLEQMLALFHEAMDAGAWGFSTTQSSTHSDGDGQPVASRHARPEELLALSRAVAEHEGTQIEAIVAGCLDQFSDDEIDLFVEMSAAAGRPLNWNVLTIDAAVPERVPRQLIPSERARKAGGRIVALTMPILTPMNMSLGTFCALNLIPGWGEVLALPVDERIAKLRDPDVRSEMLRRADSKEAGVFRRLAHFGRYVIGDTYSEANEGLTGRVVNDIAAERGQEPFECLVEICANDRLRTVLWPMPSDNDPDSWALRAETWSHEDVLLGGSDAGAHLDRMCGAPYTTRFLGDCLRGRKLAGIEEAVKMLTDDPARLFGLRERGRIEEGWHADLVLFDPERIDAGKATLVHDLPGDSPRLDSKAIGINAVWVNGVEVIREDVVTGAVPGTVLRSGRDTRTVSTK; encoded by the coding sequence GTGCTCGATCATCTGATCAAGGGAGCGACCGTAGTCGACGGGACGGGAGCCCCCGCCTACGTCGCCGACGTGGGGATACGCGACGGGCGTATCGCCGTCATCGCCGAGCCGGGGGCCGTGACCGAGCCCGCGGGCAGCAGTGAGGACGCGCGGGGACGGATTCTCGCGCCCGGCTTCGTCGACCCGCACACCCACTACGACGCCCAGCTGTTCTGGGACCCGTACGCGACACCCTCCCTGAACCACGGCGTGACGACCGTCGCGGGCGGCAACTGCGGCTTCACGCTCGCGCCACTGCACCCGGAGCGGCCCGAGGACGCCGACTACACGCGGCGGATGATGTCCAAGGTCGAGGGCATGTCGCTGGTCGCGCTGGAGGAGGGCGCGCCCTGGAGCTGGAACTCGTTCGGTGAGTATCTCGACGCCCTCGACGGCCGGATCGCCGTCAACGCCGGTTTCATGGTGGGGCACTGCGCGTTGCGCCGGTACGTGATGGGCGCGGACGCGGTCGGCGGGCAGCCGACGCCCGAGCAGCTGGAGCAGATGCTCGCCCTGTTCCACGAGGCGATGGACGCGGGCGCGTGGGGTTTCTCGACCACCCAGTCCTCGACGCACTCGGACGGTGACGGGCAGCCGGTCGCTTCGCGGCACGCGCGGCCCGAGGAGCTGCTCGCGCTGAGCCGGGCCGTCGCCGAGCACGAGGGCACGCAGATCGAGGCGATCGTGGCCGGGTGCCTCGACCAGTTCAGCGACGACGAGATCGACCTGTTCGTGGAGATGAGTGCCGCCGCCGGGCGGCCCCTGAACTGGAACGTCCTCACCATCGACGCGGCCGTCCCCGAGCGGGTGCCGCGCCAGCTGATCCCCAGCGAGCGGGCCCGCAAGGCCGGCGGCCGGATCGTCGCGCTGACCATGCCGATCCTGACGCCCATGAACATGTCGCTCGGCACGTTCTGCGCCCTGAATCTCATCCCCGGCTGGGGCGAGGTCCTCGCCCTGCCCGTCGACGAGCGGATCGCGAAGCTGCGTGACCCGGACGTGCGGTCCGAGATGCTGCGGCGCGCGGACAGCAAGGAGGCCGGTGTCTTCCGGCGGCTCGCCCACTTCGGGCGGTACGTCATCGGGGACACGTACTCGGAGGCGAACGAGGGCCTGACCGGGCGCGTGGTGAACGACATCGCGGCCGAGCGCGGCCAGGAACCCTTCGAGTGCCTCGTCGAGATCTGCGCCAACGACCGTCTGCGAACGGTCCTCTGGCCCATGCCCAGCGACAACGACCCGGACTCGTGGGCGCTGCGCGCCGAGACCTGGAGCCACGAGGACGTGCTGCTCGGCGGGTCCGACGCGGGGGCGCACCTGGACCGCATGTGCGGGGCGCCGTACACGACGCGCTTCCTCGGGGACTGTCTGCGCGGGCGGAAGCTGGCCGGGATCGAGGAGGCGGTGAAGATGCTCACCGACGATCCGGCGCGGCTCTTCGGGCTGCGTGAACGCGGCCGGATCGAGGAGGGCTGGCACGCGGACCTCGTCCTGTTCGACCCGGAGCGGATCGACGCGGGCAAGGCCACCCTCGTCCACGACCTGCCCGGCGACAGCCCGCGCCTCGACTCGAAGGCGATCGGCATCAACGCCGTGTGGGTCAACGGCGTCGAGGTCATCCGCGAGGACGTCGTGACCGGGGCCGTGCCCGGGACGGTGCTGCGGTCGGGCCGCGACACGAGGACGGTGTCCACCAAGTGA
- a CDS encoding LLM class flavin-dependent oxidoreductase: protein MEFGLFVQGYVGKRAETDPLAEHKALMEETEYVIQADKSGFKYAWASEHHFLEEYSHLSANDVFLGYLAHATERIHLGSGIFNPLAQVNHPVKVAEKVAMLDHLSEGRHEFGSGRGAGSHEILGFIPGVTDMNYTKEIWEETIAEFPKMWLQEEYVGFKGKHWQLPPRKIFPKPYGKAHPAMWYAAGSPPSYAMAARKGLGVLGFSVQKVSDMEWVLDQYKSNIGKAEPVGAFVNDNVMVTSTAICAPTHAEAVRIAANGGLHYLQSLVFRYHDTFPRPEGFPVWPETLPEFNEEIIELLIAEELLICGDPDEVLTQCKRWEQAGADQLSFGMPIGISKEDTLQSIKLIGEHVIPKIDTDPVHRTTRFREAV from the coding sequence TTGGAATTCGGGCTCTTTGTACAGGGATATGTGGGCAAGCGGGCCGAGACCGACCCGCTCGCCGAGCACAAGGCGCTGATGGAGGAGACCGAGTACGTCATCCAGGCGGACAAGTCGGGCTTCAAGTACGCCTGGGCGTCCGAGCACCACTTCCTGGAGGAGTACTCGCACCTCTCCGCCAACGACGTCTTCCTCGGCTACCTCGCCCACGCCACCGAACGCATCCACCTCGGCTCCGGCATCTTCAACCCGCTCGCCCAGGTCAACCACCCGGTGAAGGTGGCCGAGAAGGTCGCCATGCTCGACCATCTCAGCGAAGGCCGGCACGAGTTCGGCAGCGGGCGCGGCGCGGGCAGCCACGAGATCCTCGGCTTCATCCCCGGCGTCACCGACATGAACTACACGAAGGAGATCTGGGAAGAGACCATCGCCGAGTTCCCGAAGATGTGGCTCCAGGAGGAGTACGTCGGGTTCAAGGGCAAGCACTGGCAGCTGCCGCCGCGCAAGATCTTCCCCAAGCCGTACGGGAAGGCGCACCCCGCCATGTGGTACGCGGCCGGCTCCCCGCCCTCGTACGCGATGGCCGCCAGGAAGGGCCTCGGCGTCCTGGGTTTCAGCGTCCAGAAGGTCTCCGACATGGAGTGGGTGCTCGACCAGTACAAGTCGAACATCGGCAAGGCGGAGCCCGTCGGGGCGTTCGTCAACGACAACGTCATGGTGACCTCGACCGCGATCTGCGCGCCGACGCACGCGGAGGCCGTACGGATCGCCGCGAACGGCGGGCTGCACTACCTCCAGTCGCTCGTCTTCCGCTACCACGACACGTTCCCGCGGCCCGAGGGCTTCCCCGTGTGGCCCGAGACGCTGCCCGAGTTCAACGAGGAGATCATCGAACTCCTCATCGCCGAGGAGCTGCTGATCTGCGGCGACCCGGACGAGGTGCTCACGCAGTGCAAGCGGTGGGAGCAGGCGGGCGCCGACCAGCTCTCGTTCGGCATGCCGATCGGCATCTCCAAGGAGGACACGCTCCAGTCGATCAAGCTCATCGGCGAGCACGTCATTCCGAAGATCGATACGGATCCGGTGCACCGGACCACGCGCTTCCGTGAGGCCGTCTGA